The Synergistaceae bacterium genome window below encodes:
- a CDS encoding hemolysin family protein, translated as MSSDITGSIVLLAVLLILSIYFSATETSITAAGKGKLRALSDEYPHRKKGFMWLANNTARAVNVTLIGNNLVNIAASAVATSVAIKLFGSLGPMLAVAVMSILIVVFCEILPKNVAIAKKESVLLFSLPFLQFFSFIIAPITWILLVTLRVIGKVIGMDLVSYSSLISREEIEQIVAESGAAGALEEDERRMIHSVIAFEEKRVCEVMEPRIDISAIEENGTAEEAVRIFLKSGHSRIPVYKEDLDNIIGILYAKDLLGPLLSGEQKISILKLMRSPLFVPETMKTDEALDTMKKYKTHLAIVVDEYGGTAGLITLEDLIEEIVGDIQDEYDTETPEIMKESENTYIVQGQVNIEELSEALEYPFDTTFEDVDTLAGMVLELSGNFPKQGQVISYGSWDIQVLEVHKHRILQVRMKYIKERQEEAIAD; from the coding sequence GTGAGTTCCGACATAACCGGCAGTATTGTTCTGCTGGCTGTTTTGCTGATCCTGTCCATATATTTCAGCGCGACTGAGACGTCGATAACAGCGGCAGGCAAGGGAAAGTTACGTGCATTATCTGATGAATACCCACATCGCAAGAAAGGTTTCATGTGGCTGGCGAACAACACAGCCAGGGCGGTCAATGTGACCCTTATAGGAAATAATCTTGTAAATATTGCGGCAAGTGCCGTTGCAACATCTGTGGCTATAAAGCTCTTCGGCTCTCTGGGTCCCATGCTGGCTGTAGCGGTCATGAGCATACTTATCGTTGTTTTCTGTGAAATCCTTCCAAAAAATGTAGCAATAGCAAAAAAAGAGAGCGTCCTTCTTTTCAGTCTGCCATTTCTGCAGTTTTTCAGTTTCATAATCGCACCTATAACATGGATTCTGCTTGTGACCCTTCGCGTCATCGGAAAGGTTATCGGAATGGATCTTGTCTCATACAGTTCTCTGATCTCACGGGAAGAAATAGAACAGATCGTCGCGGAAAGCGGCGCGGCAGGGGCACTTGAAGAAGATGAACGCAGGATGATACACAGCGTAATAGCATTTGAGGAGAAGCGGGTATGCGAGGTCATGGAGCCCCGCATAGATATATCTGCGATCGAGGAAAACGGCACTGCGGAGGAAGCTGTCAGGATATTTCTCAAAAGCGGCCATTCACGCATACCGGTTTACAAAGAAGACCTTGACAATATCATAGGCATACTTTACGCAAAAGACCTTCTGGGGCCGCTTTTGAGCGGCGAGCAAAAAATCTCAATACTCAAACTGATGCGCAGCCCGCTATTTGTCCCGGAAACGATGAAAACTGACGAAGCCCTGGACACAATGAAGAAATACAAGACACATCTCGCCATCGTAGTGGACGAGTACGGCGGAACAGCCGGACTTATTACCCTCGAGGACCTGATCGAAGAGATAGTAGGGGATATACAGGACGAATACGACACGGAAACTCCGGAGATAATGAAGGAATCGGAAAACACATACATTGTACAGGGGCAAGTAAATATAGAAGAGCTGTCCGAAGCGCTGGAATATCCCTTCGACACGACTTTCGAGGATGTTGACACTCTGGCCGGAATGGTCCTTGAGCTGTCAGGCAACTTCCCTAAGCAGGGTCAGGTCATTTCTTATGGCTCATGGGACATACAGGTCCTTGAGGTACATAAACACAGGATCCTGCAGGTGCGTATGAAGTATATAAAGGAACGCCAAGAAGAGGCTATAGCGGATTGA
- the modA gene encoding molybdate ABC transporter substrate-binding protein, producing the protein MKMMKRIAFILAAILFCTPVVIAHPVAGFADTELTVFAAASMTEAMKQIAEQYKKVAPDVKIIYNFDSSGTLKTQIEQGADCDIFISAGQKQMDQIDIKADPKVNTQKLDFVMDGTRFNIVSNKVVMVVPKGHNLKGINDFKDVMTDKVRLIALGNSDVPAGQYAAEVYTNLGLWDKLKEMNKISYAGNVKEVLSQVAAGAVDCGIVYSTDAATSNGVDIAAEAPKGSYKPITYPAAILKGTKNEKAAKAFIEYLKGDASVKIFKSIGFAIPAK; encoded by the coding sequence ATGAAAATGATGAAACGTATTGCATTTATCCTTGCTGCTATACTGTTCTGCACCCCAGTTGTTATTGCTCATCCGGTTGCCGGCTTTGCGGATACAGAACTCACTGTTTTTGCCGCGGCATCGATGACTGAGGCGATGAAACAGATCGCCGAGCAGTATAAAAAGGTGGCCCCCGATGTTAAGATCATCTACAATTTTGACTCAAGCGGAACGCTTAAGACGCAGATAGAACAGGGTGCGGACTGTGACATCTTCATCTCGGCAGGCCAGAAGCAGATGGATCAGATCGATATAAAGGCAGACCCGAAGGTCAATACGCAGAAGCTTGACTTTGTCATGGACGGAACGCGTTTCAACATTGTCTCCAACAAAGTCGTCATGGTTGTCCCAAAGGGGCACAACTTAAAGGGCATCAATGATTTCAAGGATGTTATGACGGACAAGGTGCGCCTTATCGCACTCGGCAATTCAGACGTTCCTGCCGGACAGTATGCGGCAGAGGTATATACGAACCTTGGTCTGTGGGACAAACTCAAGGAAATGAACAAAATAAGCTATGCCGGCAATGTCAAGGAAGTCCTTTCACAGGTAGCGGCAGGAGCGGTTGACTGCGGTATAGTCTACAGTACTGATGCCGCAACTTCGAATGGTGTCGATATAGCGGCCGAAGCACCGAAAGGCAGCTATAAGCCGATAACATATCCCGCAGCGATACTCAAGGGGACAAAGAATGAAAAAGCGGCCAAGGCATTTATAGAATACTTAAAGGGTGATGCCAGTGTCAAAATTTTTAAGAGCATTGGTTTTGCGATCCCTGCAAAATAA
- the modB gene encoding molybdate ABC transporter permease subunit yields MAFLRGPSSYLACEIMGGLLLDLTGKGMMDMDWFPLYNSLRVAAISTFITFFMGICAAYYIAKTPRLIKGVLDCILTLPMVLPPTVVGFFLLKTIGPLGPIGSRILEMYGFKMTMTWYSAIFATTIVAFPLMYRTVRGAFESFDETLLYSGQTLGLSNTFLFWRVIMPNCKQGILAGTVLAFARALGEYGATSMVTGYIPGRTATISTTVYQLWREGNDALAYKWVAINLVISFIVLIAVNMLESRYRQPKGTVKDVLTEEI; encoded by the coding sequence TTGGCTTTCCTGCGTGGTCCCTCTTCCTATCTGGCATGTGAAATAATGGGAGGTCTCCTGCTCGATCTGACTGGCAAGGGAATGATGGATATGGACTGGTTCCCGCTTTATAACTCTCTGCGCGTTGCCGCTATCTCGACGTTTATTACGTTCTTTATGGGAATATGCGCAGCTTACTACATTGCAAAGACGCCCCGTCTCATTAAGGGTGTGCTTGACTGTATACTGACGCTTCCTATGGTACTGCCTCCCACCGTGGTCGGTTTCTTTCTGCTCAAGACCATCGGCCCGCTTGGACCTATAGGCTCACGGATACTTGAGATGTATGGCTTTAAAATGACAATGACGTGGTACTCTGCTATATTCGCTACCACTATTGTCGCATTCCCGCTCATGTACCGCACTGTCCGCGGTGCGTTCGAGTCGTTTGATGAAACCCTTCTCTATTCCGGGCAGACACTGGGCCTCTCCAATACTTTCCTTTTCTGGCGCGTAATCATGCCCAACTGCAAACAGGGGATCCTTGCAGGTACAGTCCTGGCTTTTGCGCGAGCTCTCGGGGAGTATGGGGCAACGAGCATGGTAACAGGTTATATACCCGGCAGAACGGCAACTATATCCACGACAGTCTATCAGCTCTGGCGCGAGGGCAATGACGCGCTTGCTTACAAGTGGGTCGCCATAAACCTCGTGATATCCTTCATAGTGCTTATAGCGGTAAACATGCTTGAGAGCCGTTACCGCCAGCCGAAGGGCACAGTAAAAGACGTCCTCACGGAAGAGATATAG
- a CDS encoding ATP-binding cassette domain-containing protein, producing the protein MSIYVKIKKSFGDFALDVEFEAENDVLALFGASGCGKSMTLKCISGVVRPDEGRIIVDGAILFDSKKKINIPPQDRHVGLLFQNYALFPNMTVEQNIMSVLARGKKCRNKGERLRSLMESFYINGLEHHYPVQLSGGQQQRVALARILASDPSIIMLDEPLSALDSYLRWQLEQELVQLLESFRGTTLYVSHNRDEVYRICGKVCVMNMGHSERVCPVRDLFEAPQTLAAAILSGCKNYSRIERLNENRVRAIDWNVELKCDRVADDIRYIGVRSHFIVPCDGRDENVIRCRVLRVTQDVFSSIFILQPENTNPSCNFSHIRIETPKRQSENICAGDNIFVKIPPQDILLLKRSF; encoded by the coding sequence ATGTCGATATATGTAAAGATAAAAAAATCATTCGGAGATTTTGCGCTCGACGTGGAATTTGAGGCAGAAAATGATGTCCTTGCTCTGTTTGGCGCCTCCGGCTGCGGCAAGAGTATGACGCTTAAATGCATATCCGGCGTCGTGCGCCCTGATGAGGGTAGGATCATTGTAGACGGAGCCATTCTCTTCGATTCCAAAAAGAAAATAAACATACCTCCGCAGGACCGGCATGTCGGCTTGCTTTTCCAGAACTATGCGCTCTTTCCGAACATGACAGTCGAACAGAATATCATGTCGGTACTTGCGCGCGGGAAAAAATGCAGGAACAAAGGCGAACGTCTGCGCTCACTTATGGAGAGTTTCTACATAAACGGACTGGAACACCACTATCCTGTGCAGTTATCCGGCGGTCAGCAGCAGCGCGTCGCACTGGCGCGTATCTTAGCAAGCGATCCGTCGATAATAATGCTTGACGAACCTCTCTCGGCACTTGACAGTTACCTGCGCTGGCAGCTTGAACAAGAGCTTGTGCAGTTGCTCGAAAGCTTCAGAGGCACAACGCTTTATGTCTCGCATAACCGCGACGAAGTCTACCGCATTTGCGGGAAGGTCTGTGTCATGAACATGGGACATTCGGAGCGCGTATGCCCGGTAAGGGATCTCTTCGAGGCCCCGCAGACACTCGCAGCAGCGATCCTCTCCGGCTGTAAGAACTATTCGAGGATAGAGCGTCTTAATGAAAACAGAGTTCGCGCCATTGACTGGAATGTTGAACTGAAATGTGACAGAGTCGCGGATGATATCCGTTACATCGGTGTGCGTTCCCATTTTATCGTTCCTTGTGACGGTCGGGATGAAAATGTCATCCGTTGCCGGGTACTGCGTGTGACGCAGGATGTCTTTTCATCAATATTCATTCTTCAGCCGGAGAATACAAATCCTTCCTGCAATTTCTCCCACATCCGCATAGAAACGCCAAAACGGCAGTCAGAGAATATCTGTGCCGGGGATAATATATTTGTAAAGATTCCGCCTCAAGACATATTATTATTGAAGAGGTCTTTCTGA